In Hallerella succinigenes, the following are encoded in one genomic region:
- a CDS encoding acyl-CoA dehydratase activase, translated as MSNQNNDLWVGVDVGSTTVKIAVVDPATEKLLHFTYERHNAMQAQKVHDVLATAHGLFPDKNFRVAFCGSGGQPFAEATHAFFVQEVVANALAVRTTHPESRVAIELGGQDAKVVFFEKDKGSGKLIASDMRMNGVCAGGTGAFIDQVAGLLRIKTEQFESYAARGKKVYEISGRCGVFAKTDIQPLLNNGVSKEDVALSSFHAIAKQTIGGLAQGMEIKPPVIFEGGPLTFNPTLVRAFKERLGISDEQAIRPEHSEVLVAYGAALSVGSMFGDKDCGYRRDGSLDMLVHFNEKRLAARTDKNEPFFKNEAEYELFKQKHKLADKNYPQPLPGSEINAYLGIDAGSTTTKFVLVNEEEKVIDGFYASNEGEPLAVLKKALNELADRYEEYGCKLNILGVGTTGYGEQLFAKAVHADYHTVETVAHANAAQHLCPEVSFILDIGGQDMKAISVHDGVVTGIILNEACSSGCGSFIETYAKSLGVPLEMIAKLAFDAKNPSQLGSRCTVFMNSSIITEQRDGKQPEDIIAGICRSIIQNVFTKVIRIRNLETLGKHVVVQGGTFKNDAVLRAFEQQTGITPIRPERPGEMGAIGVALLTKKFMEEKKKEDPDHKTSFIGLEAARNLSWDNKPGMICQYCTNHCSRTIVTFSDGQSFVTGNRCERGEVTANPDDPATKKLIAEITKKMMAVPDMVKRTNQLLVKDYAPAKLLPQTGKTIGIPRVLDFWSSLPFWKAFFTSLGYTVVISKQSDYKLFERGLQSIASDTICFPAKLVHGHVLDLVDKKVDSIFFPMMVAMPSDHTKFKKATAVCPVVQGYPDISRNSDDPEGNYGIPMIQPVFHWTDTDQRRKQTVAYFHEFWGIKKSILKKAVEEGEKALDTFRSTLAEEGEKILSDVRKNGEFAICLAGRPYHADTLINHNIAQHFTSMGIPVLTTESLPGVFDQDLDHHTRMEVKNTFHMRMLGAAMLAGKDPSLELVQIVSFGCGHDSVLTDEMNRMLHEVSMKELLMLKLDEGDARGPVGIRVKSFIETVRARRKVKFPPKTEGPLYPAKFLEADKKKRTVLVPNLSYSFSILATAYFRSLGYNAVQLPLGGPEAFALGKKYVHNDICFPAQVNIGENLLWIQQHPEIPHDELCVGLSKNCENCRAVQYATLARKALDEMGYADVPIITTGKDTKDMHPGFKLGLPFQLHMLWGLTTMDCIETIYRRSRPYEFHAGDTQRVYDKWMPKIMEEIAYTSNKDIAYPKKALRMLDQAIEEFNQIEVDTSYRKPRVALLGEILMNYHAGANGHIEEYLINNGMEVYLPGMTDFFRVDEVVRREKLKRGLIAKPIENWLIGGITAKIYSHAAKTIQKHYKRYKLYEHHADCYELVKLVGDIIDPTYNTGEGWLIPGEILYNAPHGINSFIIVQPFACLANHISGRGLTKAVKARYPHIQVLSLDYDPDTSFANIENRLQMLIINARDLEKSHGVQPETAATK; from the coding sequence ATGAGCAATCAGAATAACGATTTGTGGGTTGGAGTCGACGTTGGATCGACTACTGTCAAAATCGCCGTTGTAGATCCGGCCACTGAAAAACTGCTTCACTTTACTTACGAGCGCCATAATGCAATGCAGGCGCAGAAAGTACACGATGTGCTGGCTACAGCCCACGGTTTGTTCCCCGATAAGAACTTCCGTGTCGCCTTCTGCGGATCGGGCGGTCAGCCCTTTGCCGAAGCGACGCACGCCTTCTTTGTGCAAGAAGTCGTGGCGAACGCTCTCGCCGTGAGAACAACCCATCCGGAATCCCGAGTCGCCATCGAACTGGGAGGTCAGGACGCCAAGGTCGTGTTCTTCGAAAAAGACAAAGGTTCGGGCAAACTCATTGCGAGCGACATGCGTATGAACGGTGTCTGTGCTGGCGGTACCGGAGCTTTCATCGACCAGGTCGCAGGACTCCTCCGCATTAAGACGGAACAGTTTGAATCCTACGCAGCTCGTGGTAAAAAGGTTTATGAAATTTCTGGCCGTTGCGGCGTGTTCGCCAAAACGGACATTCAGCCGCTTTTGAACAACGGCGTTTCCAAGGAAGACGTCGCCCTTTCGAGCTTCCACGCGATTGCAAAGCAGACGATCGGCGGCCTTGCCCAGGGTATGGAAATCAAGCCGCCTGTGATTTTCGAAGGCGGACCTTTGACGTTTAACCCGACGCTTGTGCGCGCCTTTAAAGAGCGCCTTGGTATCTCGGACGAACAGGCGATCCGCCCGGAACACTCCGAAGTGCTCGTCGCCTACGGCGCCGCGCTTTCCGTCGGCAGCATGTTCGGTGACAAGGACTGCGGTTACCGCCGCGACGGTTCTCTCGACATGCTCGTCCACTTCAACGAGAAGCGTCTCGCCGCCCGTACCGACAAAAACGAGCCGTTCTTCAAAAACGAAGCAGAATACGAGCTCTTTAAGCAGAAGCACAAGCTCGCCGACAAGAACTACCCGCAGCCGCTCCCCGGCTCCGAAATCAACGCATACCTCGGCATCGACGCCGGTTCGACGACTACAAAGTTTGTTCTGGTAAACGAAGAAGAAAAGGTCATCGACGGCTTCTACGCAAGTAACGAAGGCGAACCTCTCGCCGTGTTGAAGAAGGCTTTGAACGAACTCGCCGACCGCTATGAAGAATACGGTTGCAAACTGAATATTCTGGGCGTCGGCACGACCGGCTACGGAGAACAGCTCTTTGCCAAGGCCGTCCACGCGGACTACCATACGGTCGAAACCGTGGCTCACGCCAACGCGGCCCAGCACCTCTGCCCCGAAGTTTCCTTCATTCTCGACATCGGCGGTCAAGACATGAAGGCGATTTCCGTCCACGACGGCGTCGTCACCGGTATCATTCTGAACGAAGCCTGCTCCTCGGGATGCGGATCGTTCATCGAAACCTATGCGAAGTCCCTCGGCGTTCCGCTCGAAATGATTGCGAAGCTCGCCTTCGACGCCAAGAATCCGTCGCAGCTCGGTTCCCGTTGCACCGTGTTCATGAACAGTTCCATCATCACGGAACAGCGTGACGGTAAGCAGCCGGAAGACATCATTGCCGGCATCTGCCGCTCGATTATTCAAAACGTTTTCACGAAGGTGATCCGTATCCGCAACCTAGAAACCCTCGGCAAGCATGTCGTCGTCCAGGGCGGCACCTTCAAAAACGACGCTGTACTCCGCGCGTTCGAGCAGCAGACGGGCATCACCCCGATCCGTCCGGAACGCCCGGGCGAAATGGGTGCTATCGGCGTTGCCCTTCTCACCAAAAAATTCATGGAAGAGAAGAAGAAGGAAGATCCGGACCACAAAACTTCCTTCATCGGCCTCGAAGCCGCGCGCAATTTGAGCTGGGACAACAAGCCCGGCATGATCTGCCAATACTGCACAAACCACTGCTCCCGTACCATCGTCACCTTCAGCGACGGCCAGAGCTTTGTGACCGGCAACCGCTGCGAACGCGGCGAAGTGACAGCAAACCCGGACGATCCGGCAACAAAAAAGCTCATCGCCGAAATCACAAAGAAGATGATGGCCGTGCCGGACATGGTCAAACGCACAAACCAGCTTTTGGTGAAGGACTACGCCCCGGCAAAGCTCCTTCCGCAAACCGGCAAGACGATCGGTATTCCGCGCGTTCTCGACTTCTGGTCGAGCCTGCCGTTCTGGAAGGCATTTTTCACCTCTCTCGGCTACACGGTCGTCATCAGTAAGCAGAGCGATTACAAGCTCTTTGAACGTGGCCTACAGAGCATCGCGAGCGACACGATCTGCTTCCCGGCAAAGCTTGTCCACGGCCACGTTCTGGACCTCGTCGACAAGAAGGTCGATTCCATCTTCTTCCCGATGATGGTTGCCATGCCGAGCGATCACACAAAGTTTAAGAAGGCGACAGCCGTTTGCCCGGTTGTCCAAGGTTACCCGGACATCAGCCGCAATTCCGATGATCCGGAAGGCAACTACGGCATTCCGATGATCCAGCCGGTCTTCCACTGGACCGATACGGATCAGCGTAGAAAGCAGACCGTCGCCTACTTCCACGAATTCTGGGGCATCAAGAAGAGCATCCTCAAGAAGGCTGTGGAAGAAGGTGAAAAGGCTCTCGACACCTTCCGATCCACTCTTGCAGAAGAAGGCGAAAAGATCCTTTCCGACGTCCGCAAGAACGGTGAATTCGCCATCTGCCTCGCCGGTCGTCCGTATCACGCCGATACGCTCATCAACCACAACATTGCGCAGCACTTCACGAGCATGGGCATTCCTGTCCTTACGACGGAATCTCTCCCGGGAGTGTTCGACCAGGATCTCGACCACCACACGCGTATGGAAGTAAAGAACACGTTCCACATGCGAATGCTCGGTGCGGCAATGCTCGCCGGCAAGGATCCGTCTCTTGAACTCGTTCAGATCGTAAGCTTCGGTTGCGGTCATGACTCGGTCCTCACCGATGAAATGAACCGTATGCTGCATGAAGTTTCCATGAAGGAACTTCTGATGTTGAAGCTCGACGAAGGTGACGCCCGCGGCCCGGTCGGCATCCGCGTCAAGAGCTTTATCGAAACGGTTCGCGCCCGTCGCAAGGTTAAGTTCCCGCCGAAAACGGAAGGTCCGCTTTACCCGGCGAAGTTCCTCGAAGCCGACAAGAAGAAGCGCACAGTTCTCGTCCCAAACCTTTCCTATTCGTTCAGCATTCTCGCGACAGCGTACTTCCGCTCCCTCGGCTACAACGCGGTACAGCTCCCGCTCGGCGGTCCGGAAGCCTTCGCTCTCGGCAAAAAATACGTGCATAACGACATCTGCTTCCCGGCACAGGTGAACATCGGTGAAAACCTCCTGTGGATTCAGCAGCACCCGGAAATTCCGCATGACGAGCTTTGTGTCGGCCTTTCCAAAAACTGCGAAAACTGCCGTGCCGTTCAATATGCAACACTCGCCCGTAAGGCTTTGGACGAAATGGGATACGCAGACGTCCCGATCATCACGACCGGTAAGGATACCAAGGATATGCATCCGGGCTTTAAGCTTGGACTTCCGTTCCAGCTGCACATGCTCTGGGGCCTTACCACGATGGACTGCATCGAAACGATCTACCGTCGCAGCCGCCCGTATGAATTTCACGCAGGCGACACGCAGCGCGTTTACGATAAGTGGATGCCGAAGATCATGGAAGAAATCGCATACACGTCGAACAAGGATATCGCCTATCCGAAGAAAGCGCTCCGGATGCTCGACCAAGCGATTGAAGAATTCAACCAGATTGAAGTCGATACGAGCTACCGCAAACCGCGCGTCGCTCTACTCGGCGAAATTCTCATGAACTATCACGCCGGCGCAAACGGCCACATCGAAGAATACCTCATCAACAACGGCATGGAAGTTTACCTGCCGGGCATGACAGACTTCTTCCGCGTGGACGAAGTTGTCCGCCGTGAAAAGCTCAAGCGCGGCCTCATAGCAAAGCCGATCGAAAACTGGCTCATCGGCGGCATCACGGCAAAGATCTACTCGCATGCGGCGAAGACGATCCAGAAGCATTACAAGCGTTACAAGCTCTACGAGCATCACGCAGACTGCTACGAACTCGTCAAGCTCGTCGGCGACATCATCGATCCGACGTACAACACCGGTGAAGGTTGGCTGATTCCGGGCGAAATCCTTTACAACGCTCCGCACGGCATCAACAGCTTTATCATTGTGCAACCGTTTGCCTGCTTGGCAAACCACATTTCCGGCCGAGGACTCACCAAGGCTGTGAAGGCGAGATACCCGCACATCCAGGTGCTCTCTCTCGACTACGATCCGGATACAAGCTTTGCGAACATCGAAAACCGCTTGCAGATGCTCATCATCAACGCACGCGATCTCGAAAAATCGCACGGTGTACAGCCAGAAACTGCCGCAACCAAGTAA
- the lgt gene encoding prolipoprotein diacylglyceryl transferase gives MTQATDLTWWNLIPTHFDGIALTIPGLNFPVHWYGLMYLFAFFTCYMIIWKTNVRENIGIQKEQMDSFVTWVIAGILIGARLGYVLFYNPAHYIANPLEIITPFRYSAEHGFYFVGISGMSYHGGLIGAILFGILGMRKNKLPVWGTLNLGFLAVPLGYSWGRWGNFVNGELFGEITTSPIGMIFPAAGDFQLHHPSQLYEMVFEGIILFGILFWLSHYKLFKKQMFPLYLMGYGIFRFFIEFFRRPDNFLGRNDLIGMSRGQTLCLLMALAGLILFIWEYKRERRALKE, from the coding sequence ATGACTCAAGCGACAGATTTGACATGGTGGAATCTTATCCCAACGCATTTTGACGGCATCGCACTCACGATTCCCGGTTTGAATTTCCCGGTGCATTGGTACGGGCTGATGTACCTGTTCGCCTTCTTCACCTGCTACATGATCATCTGGAAAACGAATGTCCGAGAGAACATCGGCATTCAAAAAGAACAGATGGACAGCTTTGTTACCTGGGTCATCGCAGGAATCCTGATCGGGGCGCGCCTCGGCTACGTACTCTTTTATAATCCGGCGCATTACATTGCAAACCCGCTTGAAATCATCACGCCTTTCCGCTACAGTGCAGAACACGGCTTTTACTTTGTCGGGATTTCGGGCATGTCGTATCACGGCGGACTTATCGGGGCGATTCTCTTTGGCATTCTCGGGATGCGAAAGAACAAACTTCCGGTTTGGGGAACCTTGAACCTCGGATTTCTCGCGGTACCGCTCGGCTACAGCTGGGGACGTTGGGGAAACTTTGTAAACGGTGAACTTTTCGGCGAAATCACGACAAGTCCTATCGGCATGATCTTTCCGGCGGCCGGAGATTTTCAGTTGCACCATCCGTCGCAGCTGTACGAAATGGTCTTCGAAGGGATCATCCTTTTTGGTATCCTCTTCTGGCTCAGCCATTACAAGCTTTTCAAAAAACAGATGTTTCCGCTTTACCTGATGGGCTATGGCATCTTCCGATTCTTCATTGAATTTTTCCGCCGACCGGACAACTTCCTCGGTCGCAACGATTTGATCGGAATGAGCCGAGGACAAACCCTTTGCCTTCTCATGGCCCTTGCGGGTTTGATCCTTTTCATTTGGGAATACAAAAGAGAACGCCGAGCTTTAAAAGAATAA
- a CDS encoding penicillin-binding transpeptidase domain-containing protein — protein sequence MLAQKPLPPLIRRINRVILIVLAFLCVVQCIRCALRDKDEADSYKTDISENSEAVKDSLPQRILPDTLEPQHLEQNNFQAFNLDHVYAQKDTGLAHTLDTYLRRYHPRNALYLVVDAKTNEILAWGERKDSVIQSTPDYLSRATFPAASLAKTITVAAAFDSKRYSTNTEVPMIGSAHTLYKRQLKVPENYRGPTVPLHLAFAKSYNPPIALIGMNVGASRLKKAASKFGFNRNYPQGVPNRSNYNPPDTGYGLAEVACGFTQETTISPLQAAAMMRAVVTRKALEIPWEKNGAKGFAPTKPLHLGIEKFSDNAYLGLRTALHATATEGTSKKYMSSRFISRSIYDDVEIGGKTGSLDGSDPEGRYDWFMGFAQSRSNPDKAIVLVIMQSHGKIRTQASSMIASLIINYWGKRELK from the coding sequence ATGCTTGCCCAAAAGCCTCTACCCCCACTCATTCGACGTATCAACCGGGTTATTCTGATTGTTCTCGCCTTTTTGTGCGTTGTTCAATGTATCCGCTGCGCCCTGAGAGACAAAGACGAAGCGGACTCTTACAAAACCGACATTTCCGAAAACTCGGAAGCGGTCAAAGATTCCCTCCCCCAGCGCATCCTTCCCGACACGCTCGAACCGCAACATCTAGAACAAAACAACTTCCAGGCGTTCAACCTCGACCACGTGTACGCCCAAAAGGATACAGGTCTTGCCCACACCCTCGACACCTACTTAAGACGCTATCACCCAAGGAACGCCCTTTACCTCGTCGTGGATGCGAAAACGAATGAAATCCTCGCCTGGGGAGAACGCAAGGACAGCGTCATCCAAAGCACACCGGATTACCTTTCCCGCGCGACATTCCCCGCCGCAAGCCTCGCCAAGACGATTACGGTCGCCGCCGCTTTCGACTCGAAGCGCTATTCGACCAACACGGAAGTACCGATGATCGGCAGCGCCCACACGCTCTACAAGCGACAGCTGAAAGTCCCCGAAAATTACCGCGGACCGACCGTTCCGCTGCATCTCGCCTTTGCCAAATCTTACAATCCGCCCATCGCGCTCATCGGCATGAACGTTGGTGCAAGCCGTCTAAAAAAAGCGGCGAGCAAATTCGGATTTAACCGCAACTATCCGCAAGGCGTTCCAAACCGTAGCAACTACAATCCTCCGGATACAGGTTACGGACTTGCCGAAGTCGCCTGCGGCTTTACACAGGAAACCACGATTTCCCCCTTGCAGGCAGCAGCCATGATGCGCGCCGTCGTCACCCGAAAAGCCCTTGAAATTCCCTGGGAAAAAAACGGGGCCAAGGGTTTCGCACCGACAAAACCGCTCCATCTCGGAATCGAAAAATTCAGCGACAACGCCTACCTCGGGCTTCGAACAGCGCTGCATGCGACCGCGACCGAAGGCACGTCTAAAAAATACATGAGCTCGCGATTTATTTCCCGAAGCATCTATGACGACGTGGAAATCGGCGGAAAAACAGGCTCGCTCGACGGAAGTGACCCCGAAGGCCGCTACGACTGGTTCATGGGATTCGCCCAGAGCCGTTCCAATCCCGACAAGGCGATTGTCCTTGTCATTATGCAATCCCACGGCAAAATCCGGACACAAGCTTCGTCCATGATAGCATCACTCATCATCAACTATTGGGGAAAGAGAGAACTGAAATGA
- the orn gene encoding oligoribonuclease has product MSIQNRTAPNLVWMDLEMSGLNPEHDVILEIATIVTDPNLKILGEGPVIAIHQPENVLSSMDDWNTRHHTQSGLVERVRHSQYDLASAEKVTLDFIKQFTVGHDKDHSGNLLCGNSITQDRRFLYKYMPKISSWLNYRNVDVSSIKELAFRWFPDLPEFEKQERHQALDDIRESIAELEYYKKTIFHLVK; this is encoded by the coding sequence ATGAGTATTCAAAATAGAACTGCACCGAATTTAGTTTGGATGGATCTCGAAATGTCGGGCCTAAATCCCGAACATGACGTCATCCTCGAAATCGCAACGATTGTCACAGACCCGAATTTAAAGATTTTGGGCGAAGGCCCCGTAATCGCCATCCACCAGCCGGAAAATGTCCTGAGTTCCATGGACGATTGGAACACAAGGCATCATACGCAGAGCGGACTGGTGGAGCGAGTCCGCCATTCCCAGTACGACCTCGCCTCCGCCGAAAAAGTGACCTTGGACTTCATCAAGCAGTTCACCGTCGGCCACGACAAGGACCACAGCGGCAACCTCCTTTGCGGAAATTCCATTACGCAGGACCGCAGGTTTCTGTACAAGTACATGCCGAAGATTTCAAGCTGGCTAAACTACCGTAACGTGGACGTATCCTCCATCAAGGAACTCGCCTTCCGCTGGTTCCCGGACCTGCCCGAATTCGAAAAACAGGAACGTCACCAAGCCCTTGACGACATACGCGAAAGCATCGCAGAGCTTGAATATTACAAGAAGACCATTTTCCATCTTGTTAAATAG
- the fabF gene encoding beta-ketoacyl-ACP synthase II, whose amino-acid sequence MEEVVVTGMGCVSSLGNDPDTLWANLLAGKCGISNIEKMDTSAYEVHFASEVKDFDDSENFNARDQKRYSRNIRYAVYAALNAVKDSGLNLEQVDKTRAGVIVASGMGGMDIYYDGSAALATKGPRRVSPFFIPMSITNMATGEISIRLGFMGPNFVTTSACASSNHALIAAADQIRLGRADVMIAGGTEEAVTPVALAGFANMHALSRRNDDPAHASRPFDKNRDGFVIGEGSAIMVLESRSHAEKRGAKILATIAGVGLSADAHHITAPREDGAGVKLAIEAALRDAKLEPQQVGYINTHGTSTPLGDVAECGAIYDVYKGDVANLKINSSKGMIGHMLGAASAIEGIITIKSLIDQKVHGSINIEEQDPAIKLDVCKDGSVDHKFDYAMSNSFGFGGHNSVVIFGKAK is encoded by the coding sequence ATGGAAGAAGTTGTTGTTACTGGTATGGGCTGCGTTTCGTCGCTCGGTAATGATCCGGATACGCTTTGGGCGAATCTTCTCGCCGGTAAGTGCGGCATCTCGAATATCGAAAAGATGGATACGTCTGCCTACGAAGTGCATTTTGCTTCGGAAGTAAAGGACTTTGACGATTCCGAAAATTTTAACGCCCGAGACCAGAAGCGCTATTCTCGTAACATCCGTTATGCGGTCTATGCAGCCTTGAACGCTGTCAAGGATTCTGGTTTGAATCTTGAACAGGTGGACAAGACCCGTGCTGGCGTAATCGTCGCTTCCGGTATGGGTGGCATGGACATCTATTATGATGGTTCTGCAGCTCTTGCTACAAAGGGCCCGCGTCGCGTGTCTCCGTTTTTCATTCCGATGTCCATTACGAACATGGCAACGGGTGAAATCTCCATCCGTCTCGGCTTCATGGGTCCGAATTTTGTGACGACCTCTGCTTGCGCTTCCTCCAACCATGCTTTGATCGCCGCTGCAGACCAAATCCGTCTCGGTCGCGCTGACGTAATGATTGCTGGTGGTACCGAAGAAGCGGTGACGCCTGTCGCTCTCGCTGGCTTTGCCAACATGCATGCTCTTTCCCGTCGTAACGACGATCCGGCTCATGCTTCCCGTCCGTTCGACAAGAACCGCGATGGCTTCGTTATCGGCGAAGGTTCTGCTATCATGGTTCTCGAAAGCCGCAGCCACGCTGAAAAGCGCGGAGCAAAAATCTTAGCAACAATTGCAGGTGTAGGCCTTTCCGCTGACGCTCACCACATTACCGCTCCGCGTGAAGACGGCGCAGGTGTGAAGCTCGCTATCGAAGCGGCTCTTCGCGATGCAAAGCTCGAACCGCAGCAAGTCGGCTACATCAACACGCACGGCACTTCCACTCCGCTCGGCGATGTGGCAGAATGCGGCGCTATCTATGACGTTTACAAGGGCGACGTGGCCAACCTGAAGATCAACTCTTCGAAGGGGATGATCGGTCACATGCTCGGTGCTGCTTCCGCGATCGAAGGCATCATCACCATCAAGTCTCTCATCGACCAGAAGGTGCATGGTTCCATCAACATCGAAGAACAGGATCCGGCGATTAAGCTCGACGTCTGCAAGGACGGCTCTGTCGATCACAAGTTCGACTATGCGATGTCCAACAGCTTCGGATTTGGCGGTCACAACAGCGTTGTGATTTTTGGCAAGGCGAAGTAA
- a CDS encoding 1-deoxy-D-xylulose-5-phosphate synthase, protein MYQVLNQIHSPADVKKLNLQALTTLASDIREALFNRLTKIGGHCGPNLGSVEAEIALHYVFNSPVDKFVFDVSHQSYTHKMLTGRKAGYIDDTRFGEDSGYTNPDESEHDFFNIGHTSTSISLATGLARARDLLHGKENIIAFIGDGSLSGGEALEGLDYAGSELGSNLIVIVNDNEMAIAENHGGIYKNLKELRDTNGKAEHNLFKAFGLDYVYEPNGNDIASLVRVFESVKDSSHPVVVHIHTQKGKGYTPAETDQETWHWHPPFDRATGKATVNWGGGESYEDLTSNYLVQKAKSDPKVLVISPAMPMALGLGPEKRQMIGPVQYTDCGIAEEQAIAMASGAAKRGAKPVVITNATFLQRTYDQMAQDTALNNSAIAVILNFSAFNTMTDVTHLGIYINSIYGNIPNVRVLAPTNKAEYMAMMEYAIDQNDHPTIVLVPGNGVVNDNRPADKDYAQVKFRVEEQGSKVAIMALGDFYQRGEALSRQVEKELGFKPTLVNPRFASDIDCETLERLKENHQLVVTLEDGIVQGGFGEKIAAFYGDSSMKVLVYGLEKKFYDRYNPEELLANLGMTTDAMTQKIATTLRVSQ, encoded by the coding sequence ATGTACCAAGTATTAAACCAAATCCATTCCCCGGCAGACGTCAAAAAACTCAATCTGCAAGCCCTGACAACCCTCGCTAGCGACATCCGCGAAGCCCTGTTCAACCGACTGACCAAAATCGGCGGACACTGCGGTCCAAACCTAGGCTCCGTGGAGGCAGAAATCGCTCTGCACTACGTTTTTAACTCTCCCGTCGACAAGTTCGTCTTTGACGTTTCCCACCAGAGCTACACCCATAAAATGCTCACGGGCCGCAAGGCGGGTTACATCGACGATACGCGTTTTGGCGAAGATTCCGGATACACAAACCCGGATGAATCCGAGCACGACTTTTTTAACATCGGTCACACCTCGACCTCCATTTCGCTTGCCACGGGACTTGCTCGCGCCCGCGACCTGCTACACGGCAAAGAAAACATTATCGCATTCATCGGCGACGGCTCCTTGAGCGGCGGCGAAGCTCTCGAAGGCCTCGATTACGCAGGTTCGGAACTCGGTTCAAATTTGATCGTGATTGTAAACGATAACGAAATGGCAATTGCCGAAAACCATGGCGGCATTTACAAGAACCTAAAGGAACTCCGCGACACGAACGGCAAAGCGGAACACAACCTGTTCAAGGCTTTCGGGCTCGACTACGTGTACGAACCGAACGGCAACGACATTGCAAGCCTTGTGCGCGTTTTCGAATCTGTAAAAGATTCCTCGCACCCGGTGGTGGTGCACATCCACACGCAAAAGGGCAAGGGCTATACCCCCGCCGAAACCGACCAGGAAACCTGGCACTGGCACCCGCCTTTTGACCGAGCAACCGGCAAGGCGACCGTAAACTGGGGCGGCGGCGAAAGCTATGAAGACCTCACAAGCAACTATCTGGTGCAAAAGGCAAAGAGCGACCCGAAGGTGCTCGTGATTTCCCCAGCGATGCCGATGGCATTGGGCCTTGGCCCGGAAAAGCGGCAAATGATCGGACCCGTGCAGTACACCGACTGCGGCATTGCCGAAGAACAGGCGATCGCCATGGCATCGGGTGCAGCCAAGCGCGGTGCAAAGCCTGTGGTAATTACGAACGCGACTTTTTTGCAGCGTACCTACGACCAGATGGCGCAAGATACGGCTCTGAACAACAGCGCGATTGCGGTGATTTTAAACTTCTCCGCATTCAACACCATGACCGACGTGACGCACCTCGGCATTTACATCAATTCCATTTATGGCAATATTCCAAATGTGCGAGTGCTTGCGCCCACGAACAAAGCGGAATACATGGCGATGATGGAATATGCGATTGACCAGAACGACCACCCGACGATTGTGCTCGTTCCGGGGAATGGCGTGGTGAACGACAACCGCCCCGCCGACAAGGATTACGCACAAGTGAAGTTCCGCGTGGAAGAACAAGGCTCCAAGGTGGCGATCATGGCTCTTGGCGATTTTTACCAGCGCGGCGAAGCTTTGTCGCGCCAGGTCGAAAAGGAACTTGGCTTTAAGCCGACCCTCGTGAACCCGCGCTTTGCAAGCGACATCGACTGCGAAACCCTGGAAAGGTTAAAGGAAAATCACCAGCTGGTGGTGACCCTTGAAGACGGCATTGTGCAGGGCGGCTTTGGCGAAAAGATTGCCGCGTTCTACGGAGATAGCTCCATGAAGGTTCTGGTTTACGGGCTTGAAAAGAAGTTCTACGACCGCTACAACCCCGAGGAACTCCTCGCAAACCTCGGGATGACTACCGATGCGATGACCCAGAAGATTGCCACGACCCTCCGGGTCTCGCAATGA